The following are encoded in a window of Flavobacterium psychrotrophum genomic DNA:
- a CDS encoding C40 family peptidase translates to MKQLQFLPFTLLLLLTSMGAMAQSVTSKDDAQKYASGNDVALATEKVVFLDDDVVAYNAPAPEKTKGGPNKPADNPKKKKKKIVVIDEPAEADFVAEPTENYLARQIVNNAMQFEGVRYRGGGTTTAGMDCSGMVYATFQIFDITLPRSSASMAVGAGHEIKLEDAKPGDLLFFDNNRRHRGINHVGLVTEVTADGEVKFIHSSTSHGVMVSSMNEAYHSRTFIQANRVIEDEPAPAL, encoded by the coding sequence TTGAAGCAATTACAATTTTTACCGTTCACCTTACTCTTACTACTCACATCAATGGGCGCCATGGCGCAAAGTGTAACATCTAAGGATGACGCGCAAAAATATGCTTCAGGAAACGACGTAGCACTTGCTACTGAGAAGGTTGTTTTCTTAGATGACGACGTGGTGGCTTACAATGCTCCTGCGCCGGAAAAAACAAAAGGAGGCCCAAACAAGCCTGCCGACAATCCTAAAAAGAAAAAGAAGAAAATAGTTGTAATAGATGAGCCTGCAGAAGCTGATTTTGTAGCCGAACCTACCGAAAACTATCTTGCCCGCCAAATAGTAAACAACGCCATGCAGTTTGAAGGCGTGCGTTACCGTGGGGGTGGCACTACAACTGCCGGCATGGACTGCTCTGGTATGGTGTATGCTACTTTTCAGATATTTGATATTACATTGCCCCGCAGCTCTGCTTCTATGGCAGTAGGCGCAGGCCACGAAATAAAACTTGAAGATGCTAAACCGGGCGACCTGTTGTTTTTTGACAATAACCGCCGCCACAGGGGTATTAACCACGTAGGTCTTGTAACAGAAGTTACCGCAGATGGCGAGGTTAAATTCATACACAGCTCTACAAGCCATGGCGTAATGGTATCGTCTATGAACGAGGCCTACCACAGCCGCACCTTTATACAGGCCAACAGGGTTATAGAAGACGAGCCTGCACCTGCCCTATAA
- the lpxB gene encoding lipid-A-disaccharide synthase, which translates to MKYYIIAGEASGDLHGANLMKELYKADPNAEIRFWGGDLMQAVGGTLVKHYRDLAFMGFAEVVANLKTIFNNIKLCKEDITAFKPDAIIFIDYPGFNMRIAQWAKQQGIPTHYYISPQIWAWKESRIKAIKRDVDKMYIILPFEKDFYEDKHSFAVEFVGHPLIDAIHNRTPTNEAAFRKEHNLDSRPVIALLPGSRKQEISKMLSGMLSVVNDFPDYQFVIAGAPSQEYDFYEPFLTNDSVHFISNKTYDLLSIAHAALVTSGTATLETALFKVPEVVCYKGGWISYQIAKRIITLKFISLVNLIMDKEVVKELIQSDFNTKNIHTELKKILDPQHRANLLKQYDELEKRLGGAGASFNTANLIVKNFNSHY; encoded by the coding sequence ATGAAATATTATATTATAGCAGGCGAAGCCAGCGGCGACCTGCACGGTGCCAACCTAATGAAGGAACTTTATAAGGCGGACCCAAATGCTGAAATACGATTTTGGGGCGGCGACCTTATGCAGGCTGTAGGCGGCACACTGGTAAAGCACTACCGCGACCTTGCTTTTATGGGCTTTGCTGAAGTAGTAGCCAACCTGAAAACCATTTTTAATAATATAAAACTCTGCAAGGAGGATATAACAGCTTTTAAACCCGATGCTATAATCTTTATAGATTACCCGGGCTTTAACATGCGCATTGCCCAGTGGGCAAAACAACAAGGCATACCTACACACTACTATATATCGCCGCAAATATGGGCATGGAAAGAAAGCCGTATCAAAGCAATTAAGCGTGATGTAGATAAGATGTACATCATTCTGCCGTTCGAAAAAGATTTTTATGAAGACAAGCACAGCTTTGCCGTAGAATTTGTAGGTCATCCGCTTATTGATGCCATACATAACCGTACCCCTACAAACGAAGCCGCTTTTCGCAAAGAGCACAATCTGGACAGCCGCCCGGTGATAGCACTGCTGCCCGGCAGCCGAAAGCAGGAAATTTCTAAAATGCTTAGCGGCATGTTATCGGTTGTCAATGATTTTCCGGATTACCAGTTTGTAATTGCCGGTGCACCCAGCCAGGAATATGATTTTTACGAACCATTCCTCACTAATGACAGCGTACACTTTATAAGTAATAAAACATATGACCTGCTTAGTATAGCACATGCTGCCCTGGTAACATCGGGCACTGCAACGCTTGAAACAGCACTTTTTAAGGTTCCGGAAGTAGTATGTTATAAAGGCGGATGGATAAGCTACCAGATCGCAAAACGCATAATTACGCTCAAATTCATCTCTTTGGTAAACCTTATTATGGACAAAGAAGTGGTAAAAGAGCTCATTCAAAGTGATTTTAACACAAAAAATATCCACACAGAATTAAAAAAAATACTTGATCCCCAACACCGCGCAAACCTGCTTAAACAGTACGATGAACTGGAAAAAAGACTGGGCGGGGCAGGTGCGAGTTTTAATACCGCAAACCTGATTGTTAAAAACTTTAACAGCCACTACTAA
- a CDS encoding DUF5004 domain-containing protein, with amino-acid sequence MKKVLFTALVAFAIASCSDDDNKTADTKLEGTWKLSSIIVPEAIDLNGDGKKTNDLVKESGCMDQSSITFLADATKPATVKMQDIEITKDASGKSTAKCSAAETTTSAYTVTADKVKLTFDGKAATFTKTGNTLSLTQDSTTITFKK; translated from the coding sequence ATGAAAAAAGTTCTTTTTACAGCCCTTGTGGCTTTTGCAATTGCATCTTGCAGTGATGACGACAACAAAACAGCAGACACAAAACTTGAAGGCACATGGAAGCTTTCATCTATTATTGTACCTGAAGCTATTGACCTTAATGGAGATGGCAAAAAAACAAACGACCTTGTAAAAGAGTCGGGCTGCATGGACCAGTCGAGCATTACATTTCTTGCTGATGCTACAAAACCGGCAACTGTTAAGATGCAGGACATTGAAATTACGAAAGATGCTTCCGGAAAAAGTACCGCAAAGTGCAGCGCCGCTGAAACTACCACTAGTGCTTATACCGTAACTGCTGATAAAGTAAAACTTACTTTTGATGGTAAAGCAGCAACTTTTACAAAAACGGGCAATACCCTAAGCCTTACACAAGACAGTACTACAATTACTTTTAAAAAGTAA
- the surE gene encoding 5'/3'-nucleotidase SurE: MAKKKPLILVTNDDGVTAPGIRALISVMKQLGDVVVVAPDSPQSATGHAITINNTLHINKIDIDPEIEQEYSCSGTPVDCVKFAVNEILHRKPDLCVSGINHGSNSSINVIYSGTMSAAVEAGIEGIPAIGFSLLDYNWNADFEPVKAFVKQIAEQVLENGLPEGVILNVNFPKLSEKEIKGIKVCRQAKAMWTEKFDKRTNPMGKEYYWLSGKFVNLDKGEDTDEWALAEGYVSVVPVQFDLTAHHAIQTLNSWGMNEK, from the coding sequence ATGGCCAAGAAAAAACCTTTGATACTGGTAACCAATGACGACGGGGTTACAGCCCCCGGAATACGCGCTCTTATAAGCGTTATGAAGCAACTGGGCGACGTAGTTGTAGTGGCTCCGGACAGCCCGCAGAGTGCTACCGGGCACGCCATTACTATAAACAACACACTACACATCAACAAGATAGACATAGACCCTGAAATTGAGCAGGAATACAGCTGTAGCGGCACCCCGGTAGACTGTGTAAAGTTTGCCGTAAACGAAATACTCCATCGCAAGCCAGATTTATGTGTAAGCGGTATAAACCACGGTAGCAATTCTTCCATCAATGTTATTTACAGCGGTACTATGAGCGCGGCAGTAGAAGCAGGCATAGAAGGCATTCCCGCAATAGGATTTTCGTTACTCGACTACAACTGGAATGCTGATTTTGAACCCGTAAAAGCTTTTGTAAAACAAATAGCAGAGCAGGTTTTAGAAAACGGCCTGCCCGAAGGCGTAATACTGAATGTTAACTTTCCTAAACTATCAGAAAAAGAAATTAAGGGAATAAAAGTGTGCCGCCAGGCAAAAGCCATGTGGACTGAAAAGTTTGACAAGCGCACCAACCCAATGGGTAAAGAATATTACTGGCTAAGCGGCAAGTTTGTAAACCTCGATAAGGGCGAAGATACCGATGAATGGGCACTGGCCGAAGGATATGTATCTGTTGTACCGGTACAGTTTGACCTTACTGCGCACCATGCTATACAAACGTTGAACAGTTGGGGAATGAATGAAAAATAA
- a CDS encoding carboxy terminal-processing peptidase yields MNAFLKFMKRNYKIVALVVLLAGALFGFTMIPGQKENDPDKDKLLIELLTYVIEKGHYNPAAIDDTFSKGVYKDYLENIDPSKRFFTQADINEFSKYETQLDDQINNRDLSFFYLTYGRLQQRIKEANSFYKDILAKPFDFKADESFNTDYEKMPFAKDDAELRDRWRKQLKLSVLSSVADKEKMQDAPAEDKLKDKEKGFSDEKALEAKPGADVNKTKANGEKKSFTELEKEARESTLKSLNDYFDFVGDLKQEEWFSIYMNAIAERFDPHTYYFAPDDKDKFDTSMRGSLEGIGARLQKKNDFVEISELIPGGPAWRGKELEQGDLIMKVAQGKDQPVDISGMRLDDVVKKIKGPKGTEVRLTVKKVDGSVKTIAITREVVEIEETYAKSSIVKKGGKTYGVIYLPKFYIDFENQDNRDAAKDVAAEVDHLKAQGVDGIVMDLRDNGGGSLKTVVDIAGLFIEKGPVVQVRSRAEDGKPSDKPEVLTDNDPKVHYDGPLVVLINNFSASASEIFAAAIQDYNRGLILGSKQSYGKGTVQNIIDLNRFVRGSTFGNLGALKTTTQKFYRINGGSTQREGVKSDIIMPDKYSYIEIGERDSDNALPWDKIAQAPYKPFKNNFAPAIANSKKRIAESAEFKLMDENAKFLSERKDDNNYSLNIDKFKADAAKIEVAAKKFKALGKYNSNLTFDALPYEKEKFKNDPALAEKKKDWYESLGKDAYVNEALNVLDDLQPKGGKTASTEAKKETRIKTR; encoded by the coding sequence ATGAATGCCTTTTTGAAATTTATGAAAAGAAACTATAAAATTGTAGCGTTAGTTGTGCTGTTAGCCGGCGCGCTGTTTGGGTTTACCATGATACCCGGGCAAAAAGAGAACGATCCTGATAAAGACAAGCTCCTTATTGAGTTGCTTACTTATGTTATAGAAAAAGGCCATTATAATCCTGCTGCTATAGACGATACTTTTAGTAAAGGTGTTTATAAAGATTATTTAGAAAACATAGACCCAAGCAAAAGGTTTTTTACCCAGGCAGATATCAATGAGTTTTCTAAATACGAAACACAGCTTGATGACCAGATAAATAACCGCGACCTTAGCTTTTTTTACCTGACATACGGCAGGTTGCAACAGCGTATTAAAGAAGCAAATAGTTTTTACAAAGATATCCTGGCTAAGCCATTTGACTTTAAAGCGGATGAAAGCTTTAATACCGACTATGAGAAAATGCCATTTGCTAAAGATGATGCCGAACTTCGCGACCGTTGGAGGAAACAGCTAAAGCTTAGCGTACTTTCTTCTGTAGCAGATAAAGAAAAAATGCAGGATGCTCCGGCTGAGGACAAACTGAAGGACAAAGAAAAAGGCTTTAGCGATGAAAAGGCGCTTGAGGCAAAACCGGGTGCTGATGTAAACAAAACAAAAGCTAATGGCGAGAAGAAATCTTTTACTGAACTTGAAAAAGAGGCGCGTGAAAGTACTTTAAAATCACTAAACGATTATTTTGATTTTGTAGGCGATCTTAAGCAGGAAGAATGGTTTAGCATTTACATGAATGCTATTGCAGAGCGTTTTGACCCGCATACCTACTACTTTGCCCCAGATGATAAAGACAAGTTTGATACCAGCATGCGCGGATCGCTTGAAGGTATTGGTGCAAGGCTTCAAAAGAAAAATGACTTTGTAGAGATATCAGAACTTATTCCGGGCGGACCAGCCTGGAGAGGTAAAGAATTAGAGCAGGGCGACCTTATTATGAAAGTAGCCCAGGGCAAAGACCAGCCGGTAGACATTAGCGGTATGAGGCTTGATGATGTAGTAAAAAAAATAAAGGGCCCTAAAGGTACTGAGGTGCGTCTTACGGTTAAAAAAGTAGATGGTAGCGTAAAAACTATTGCCATTACCCGTGAGGTTGTAGAGATCGAAGAAACATATGCTAAATCAAGCATTGTTAAGAAAGGCGGAAAAACATACGGCGTCATTTACCTGCCGAAATTTTATATCGACTTTGAGAACCAGGACAACCGCGATGCTGCTAAAGATGTTGCTGCTGAAGTTGACCACTTAAAGGCACAGGGTGTAGATGGTATTGTAATGGACCTGCGTGATAACGGTGGCGGATCTTTAAAGACCGTTGTAGATATTGCAGGTTTGTTTATAGAAAAAGGTCCTGTTGTACAGGTGCGCAGCCGGGCAGAAGATGGTAAGCCTTCTGATAAGCCTGAAGTGCTTACAGATAACGATCCTAAAGTGCATTATGATGGCCCGCTTGTAGTGCTTATCAATAACTTCTCTGCTTCGGCTTCAGAAATTTTTGCAGCTGCCATACAGGATTATAACCGTGGCCTTATATTGGGTAGTAAGCAAAGTTATGGTAAGGGTACTGTGCAGAACATCATCGACCTTAACCGCTTTGTACGTGGCAGCACTTTTGGTAACCTTGGTGCGCTAAAAACCACAACGCAAAAGTTTTACCGCATTAATGGTGGATCTACGCAACGTGAGGGTGTAAAGAGTGACATCATAATGCCTGATAAATACAGCTACATTGAGATAGGTGAGCGCGATAGCGATAATGCACTTCCTTGGGATAAGATAGCGCAGGCTCCTTATAAGCCGTTTAAAAATAACTTTGCTCCAGCTATTGCCAATAGTAAAAAACGTATTGCGGAAAGTGCTGAGTTTAAACTGATGGACGAGAATGCTAAATTCCTTAGCGAACGTAAAGATGACAATAACTACAGCCTGAATATTGATAAATTTAAAGCTGATGCTGCTAAAATAGAAGTTGCCGCTAAAAAATTCAAGGCACTGGGTAAATACAACAGCAATCTTACTTTTGACGCACTTCCGTATGAAAAGGAGAAGTTTAAAAACGATCCTGCCCTTGCAGAAAAGAAAAAAGACTGGTATGAAAGCCTTGGTAAAGATGCCTATGTAAATGAGGCGCTTAACGTGCTGGATGATCTTCAGCCAAAAGGAGGGAAGACAGCATCTACCGAAGCTAAAAAAGAAACAAGAATAAAAACACGATAA
- a CDS encoding ABC transporter permease, with amino-acid sequence MAKTGKSLTGLALQKFRKDFWGVLSFIFITLLVLVAVFAYALAPEKSENANWGDLAIHSKPPGFGTDMLHFPTKESDQGSFSKFFFGDKIPPNKVPIIYWEISGDSLIYSEYKDDPVLAQKKKIALSTLGEDITESNFVEKCITIDQFILGTDSQGRDLLSRLIIGSRVSIAIGFVAVFISLVVGIFFGAIAGYYGGKVDAFVMWLVNIIWSIPTLLLVIAITLALGKGFWQVFVAVGLTMWVEVARVVRGQVMGIKQMQYVTAARALGYGNERIIFHHILPNSMAPVIVISAANFASAILVESGLSFLGLGAQPPIPSWGGMIKDHYNYIILGKPWLAMAPGLAMLLLVLAFMMAGNALRDALDVKGE; translated from the coding sequence ATGGCTAAAACCGGAAAATCGCTTACGGGCTTGGCGCTCCAAAAGTTCAGGAAGGACTTTTGGGGCGTTTTGAGTTTTATATTCATCACATTGCTGGTGCTTGTAGCCGTGTTTGCCTATGCGCTGGCTCCCGAAAAGTCTGAGAATGCTAACTGGGGCGATCTTGCCATACACAGCAAACCACCAGGGTTTGGTACAGATATGCTGCACTTTCCTACTAAAGAAAGCGATCAGGGGAGCTTTTCAAAATTCTTTTTTGGCGATAAAATTCCACCTAATAAAGTTCCAATCATTTATTGGGAAATTTCTGGCGACAGCCTTATTTACTCAGAGTATAAGGACGATCCTGTACTTGCCCAGAAAAAAAAGATTGCACTAAGCACCTTGGGTGAAGATATAACGGAGAGTAATTTTGTTGAAAAGTGCATAACCATAGACCAATTTATACTGGGTACCGATAGCCAGGGGCGCGATCTTTTGAGCCGTCTCATTATAGGTAGCAGGGTATCAATAGCTATAGGTTTTGTGGCCGTATTTATCTCACTTGTAGTGGGCATCTTTTTTGGTGCCATTGCCGGGTATTACGGAGGTAAGGTGGATGCTTTTGTAATGTGGCTGGTAAACATCATCTGGAGCATCCCTACGTTGCTGTTGGTCATTGCTATAACATTGGCACTTGGTAAAGGTTTCTGGCAGGTATTTGTAGCTGTAGGGCTTACCATGTGGGTTGAGGTGGCGCGTGTGGTGCGTGGTCAGGTAATGGGCATTAAGCAAATGCAGTATGTAACTGCCGCAAGAGCATTAGGCTATGGCAACGAACGAATTATCTTTCATCATATATTACCAAACAGTATGGCACCGGTTATTGTAATTTCGGCGGCTAATTTTGCTTCGGCCATATTAGTAGAAAGCGGCCTGAGCTTTCTTGGTCTTGGCGCACAGCCACCCATACCAAGTTGGGGCGGCATGATAAAAGACCATTACAATTATATTATTTTGGGTAAACCATGGCTTGCCATGGCTCCCGGGCTCGCTATGCTTTTACTGGTACTAGCCTTTATGATGGCAGGTAATGCCTTAAGGGATGCGCTTGATGTAAAGGGAGAGTAG
- the rodA gene encoding rod shape-determining protein RodA has translation MKNQKVTNNIDWISILLYTVLVIMGWLTIYSASLPNQDISIFDLGQVSGKQFLFIVTSIPLIIVILTLDAKIYDKYAMIFYALGLLLLAGLFVLGKTIKGQTNWYSFGGFSMQPSEFAKIATSLVISKYLSDVQINLKIFKHQLIAFGIIALPVGLIMMQPDAGSALIFFSLMLALYREGLPGWYLATGAIAAALFILALLIQPVALIAFAAIIMIAAYFMTRRAFRNPILYAIIFVGITAFVFSVDYVFTNVLESHQKDRINVLFGKDVNMQAEGYNLNQAQIAIGSGGWLGKGYLEGTQTKGGFVPEQHTDYIFTTVGEEWGFAGSVTVICLFVGLLLRIIYRAERQKSKFSRTYGYCVASILFMHFLLNITMLIRLFPTVGVPLPFFSYGGSSLWAFTLMLFIFIKMDANQVNEW, from the coding sequence ATGAAGAACCAAAAAGTAACCAATAATATCGACTGGATATCTATACTCCTGTATACCGTTTTGGTTATTATGGGCTGGCTAACTATATATTCTGCTTCGCTGCCTAACCAGGATATCAGCATCTTTGATCTCGGGCAGGTATCGGGTAAGCAATTCCTTTTTATCGTTACCAGTATACCTCTTATTATTGTAATACTTACCCTCGACGCCAAGATATACGATAAGTATGCGATGATTTTCTATGCCTTGGGATTACTGTTACTTGCAGGATTATTTGTTTTAGGTAAAACCATTAAAGGGCAAACCAACTGGTATTCTTTTGGCGGCTTTAGTATGCAGCCTTCAGAATTTGCCAAAATAGCTACATCACTCGTTATCTCTAAATACCTGAGTGATGTACAGATAAACTTAAAAATTTTTAAACACCAGCTTATAGCATTTGGTATAATTGCGTTGCCTGTAGGCCTCATTATGATGCAGCCCGATGCCGGTAGTGCCCTGATATTCTTTTCGCTTATGCTGGCACTTTATCGCGAAGGTTTACCAGGCTGGTACCTTGCCACAGGAGCCATTGCTGCAGCTTTGTTTATATTAGCATTACTTATACAGCCCGTAGCACTTATTGCATTTGCCGCAATTATTATGATTGCCGCTTATTTTATGACACGTCGCGCTTTTAGGAATCCTATACTGTACGCCATTATTTTTGTGGGAATAACAGCCTTTGTATTCTCTGTAGATTATGTATTTACTAATGTGCTGGAATCGCACCAGAAAGACCGTATCAACGTGCTTTTTGGTAAAGATGTAAATATGCAGGCTGAAGGCTATAACCTTAACCAGGCACAAATAGCCATTGGTTCGGGTGGATGGCTGGGTAAAGGCTATCTTGAAGGCACACAAACTAAAGGCGGCTTTGTGCCTGAACAGCATACCGACTATATTTTTACAACCGTGGGTGAAGAATGGGGTTTTGCAGGATCTGTAACCGTAATATGCCTGTTTGTTGGATTATTACTCCGCATCATCTATCGCGCTGAACGGCAAAAGTCTAAATTTAGCCGTACGTATGGCTATTGTGTGGCCTCTATTCTGTTTATGCACTTTTTATTAAACATTACCATGCTTATACGCCTGTTTCCTACTGTTGGGGTACCACTGCCGTTTTTCAGCTACGGAGGTTCGAGTTTATGGGCATTTACGCTCATGTTATTCATTTTTATCAAAATGGATGCTAACCAGGTAAATGAGTGGTAG
- the mrdA gene encoding penicillin-binding protein 2, protein MRKILLPILIVAGTLLIIARLFYLQILDDSYIKKSDNNAIKIKYQYPERGYIYDRNGKLMVANQPSYDVMVTPREMKDVDTLALCRLLNVDTIYFNERLKKARVYSPVLPSVFLPSLTKKEFAAFQERIRRFKGFDIVRRSLRDYQMHAGANIFGYIAQVNDATIQKHPYYKSGDLIGKQGVEEMYEEVLRGTKGVKYVQKDRFNREIGSFKEGIYDTLAVQGKDITLTIDAELQKYGEALMFEKRGGIVALEPKTGEILALVTAPSYDPSLLVGRERSKNYRLLEQDSLGIPLFDRGLLAEYPPGSPFKILTGLIGLQEEVIDPTTTFMCHHGFSYGRGAFMKCHGFGPHQLNNGIYNSCNSYFGNVYMLTIDKYTKPEYGVDAWSSHLKSFGLGNFMGYDLPPGRKGLVPDSKYYKHFYPNGGWRGSTIISNSIGQGEIKMTPMQLANMMATVANRGYYYTPHVIKNIKGQEIDKKFRERHQTTIEKQHFEPVVNGLFDVYNFGTAKSLRVEGIEICGKTGTAENFTKINGVRTQLTDHSIFVAFAPRENPKIAIAVFVENGYWGARWAGPIASLMIEKYLKGEALTQKAREEWIMTKGLKEEYAKVTSGQPFKINQGR, encoded by the coding sequence GCCGGGACGCTACTTATAATAGCGCGGCTTTTTTATTTGCAGATATTAGACGACTCTTATATTAAGAAGAGCGACAACAACGCCATCAAAATAAAATACCAGTATCCTGAACGCGGCTATATTTATGACCGTAACGGTAAACTTATGGTAGCAAACCAACCATCTTATGATGTAATGGTTACCCCACGCGAAATGAAGGATGTAGATACTCTTGCATTGTGCCGACTGCTTAATGTAGATACTATTTATTTTAATGAGCGCCTTAAAAAAGCCCGTGTATACAGCCCTGTGTTGCCATCGGTATTTTTGCCTTCGCTTACTAAAAAAGAATTTGCAGCCTTTCAGGAACGCATTCGCCGTTTTAAAGGTTTTGACATTGTAAGGCGTTCACTCCGCGATTACCAGATGCATGCCGGTGCTAATATATTTGGCTACATTGCCCAGGTTAACGATGCTACCATACAAAAGCACCCGTATTACAAAAGTGGCGACCTTATAGGCAAACAAGGCGTAGAGGAAATGTATGAAGAAGTGCTTCGTGGCACAAAAGGTGTAAAATATGTACAAAAAGACCGTTTTAACCGTGAGATAGGCTCTTTTAAAGAGGGTATCTATGACACACTTGCTGTGCAGGGTAAAGACATTACACTTACCATAGATGCCGAACTACAAAAGTATGGTGAGGCACTAATGTTTGAAAAACGCGGTGGTATTGTGGCGCTTGAGCCTAAAACAGGTGAGATACTTGCTTTGGTTACTGCACCAAGCTACGACCCATCACTACTCGTAGGCCGAGAGCGCTCTAAAAACTACAGGCTGCTTGAACAGGATTCATTAGGCATACCTCTATTTGACCGTGGGCTACTGGCAGAATACCCTCCAGGATCACCATTTAAGATACTTACCGGGCTAATTGGCCTTCAGGAAGAAGTTATAGACCCTACTACCACATTTATGTGCCACCACGGCTTTAGCTATGGACGCGGTGCGTTTATGAAATGTCACGGCTTTGGCCCACACCAGCTAAACAATGGTATTTACAACTCCTGTAACTCTTACTTTGGCAATGTATATATGCTTACTATAGATAAATATACCAAGCCGGAATATGGTGTAGATGCCTGGAGCAGCCACCTTAAGAGTTTTGGCTTAGGCAACTTTATGGGTTATGACCTTCCTCCCGGAAGAAAAGGACTCGTGCCTGACTCTAAATATTACAAGCACTTTTACCCGAATGGCGGCTGGAGAGGATCTACCATCATATCTAACTCAATAGGCCAGGGTGAAATAAAAATGACGCCTATGCAACTGGCTAACATGATGGCAACTGTTGCTAACCGTGGTTATTACTATACGCCTCATGTTATTAAAAACATTAAAGGCCAGGAAATAGACAAGAAATTCAGGGAGCGCCATCAGACAACTATCGAAAAACAACACTTTGAACCGGTTGTAAACGGCCTTTTTGATGTGTATAATTTTGGTACAGCAAAAAGCCTGCGTGTTGAAGGTATTGAAATATGTGGTAAGACCGGTACGGCAGAAAACTTTACTAAAATAAATGGTGTACGCACACAGCTTACCGACCACTCTATATTTGTAGCTTTTGCCCCGCGCGAAAACCCCAAAATTGCCATTGCTGTTTTTGTAGAGAACGGTTACTGGGGTGCCCGTTGGGCTGGGCCTATTGCCAGCCTTATGATCGAAAAATACCTTAAAGGCGAAGCACTTACACAAAAGGCACGTGAAGAATGGATAATGACCAAGGGCCTTAAAGAAGAATATGCAAAAGTAACCAGCGGACAGCCTTTCAAGATTAATCAGGGACGATGA